One Nocardioides dongkuii genomic window, TGGACCGGCGCCACGGGCGAGCGGATCCGCACGGTGGTCAACATCGGCATCGGCGGGTCCGACCTGGGTCCGGTGATGGCCTACGAGGCGCTGGCGCCGTACCGCCAGGACGGGCTGGAGTGCCGGTTCATCAGCAACATCGACCCGACCGACGCCGCGACCACCCTCGCCGGCCTCGACCCGGCGTCGACGCTGTTCATCGTCTCCAGCAAGACCTTCGGCACCCTGGAGACGCTCACCAACGCGCGGCTGTGCAAGCAGTGGCTGCTCGACGGCCTCGGCGAGGCGGCCGCAGGCGACGGCGCGGACGCGGTCGCGAAGCACTTCGTCGCGGTCTCCACCGCGCTCGACAAGGTCGCCGACTTCGGGATCGACCCCGACAACGCGTTCGGGTTCTGGGACTGGGTCGGCGGCCGCTACTCCCTCGACTCCGCGATCGGCACGTCGCTGGTGATCGCGGTGGGTCCGGAGCGGTTCGCCGAGCTGCTCGCCGGCTTCCACACGATGGACGAGCACTTCCGGACCACCGAGACCGCACGCAACGTGCCGGCGCTGATGGGCCTGCTCAACGTCTGGTACGCCGACCACCTCGGCGCGGCGAGCCACGCGGTGCTCCCCTACTCCCAGCTGCTGCACCGGTTCCCGGCGTACCTCCAGCAGCTGACGATGGAGTCCAACGGCAAGGGCGTGCGCTGGGACGGCAGCCCGGTCACCACGCAGACCGGTGAGGTGTTCTGGGGCGAGCCCGGCACCAACGGCCAGCACGCGTTCTACCAGCTGCTGCACCAGGGCACCCGGCTGGTGCCGGCCGACTTCATCGCGTTCGCGAACCCGGCGTACCCCCTGGTGGACGGCGAGAACGACGTCCACGAGCTGTTCCTGGCCAACTTCCTGGCCCAGACCCGGGCGCTGGCGTTCGGGAAGACCGCCGACGAGGTC contains:
- the pgi gene encoding glucose-6-phosphate isomerase, which translates into the protein MTDAPVDPTSTPSWSRLATRAEGFDPDLRGWFASDPDRAARLTFTAGDLVVDLSKSLVDDDVLAALLALADEVGLAERRDAMFRGDHVNVTEDRAVLHTALRLPADATLEVDGQDVVADVHEVLGRVYAFAERVRSGAWTGATGERIRTVVNIGIGGSDLGPVMAYEALAPYRQDGLECRFISNIDPTDAATTLAGLDPASTLFIVSSKTFGTLETLTNARLCKQWLLDGLGEAAAGDGADAVAKHFVAVSTALDKVADFGIDPDNAFGFWDWVGGRYSLDSAIGTSLVIAVGPERFAELLAGFHTMDEHFRTTETARNVPALMGLLNVWYADHLGAASHAVLPYSQLLHRFPAYLQQLTMESNGKGVRWDGSPVTTQTGEVFWGEPGTNGQHAFYQLLHQGTRLVPADFIAFANPAYPLVDGENDVHELFLANFLAQTRALAFGKTADEVRAEGTDEAVVPARVFTGNRPTVSIMAPALTPAVLGQLVALYEHLTFVQGVVWGIDSFDQWGVELGKQLAQEVGPALAGDADALAEQDPSTRALIDYYREHRR